One Clostridium novyi NT genomic window carries:
- the rplE gene encoding 50S ribosomal protein L5, whose product MSRLQEKYNKEVIPALMEKFGYKNIMQVPKLEKIVVNMGVGEAKDNSKVLESAIADLQQITGQKPVITRAKKSVANFKIRQNMPIGCKVTLRKDMMFEFADKLMNIALPRVRDFRGVSAKSFDGRGNYALGIKEQIIFPEIEYDKIDKVRGMDIIFVTTAKTDEEARELLRYLGMPFAQ is encoded by the coding sequence ATGAGTAGACTACAGGAAAAATACAATAAAGAAGTAATACCGGCTCTTATGGAGAAGTTCGGATATAAAAATATAATGCAAGTTCCAAAACTAGAGAAAATAGTTGTGAACATGGGTGTTGGAGAAGCTAAAGATAACTCTAAAGTTTTAGAATCAGCAATTGCTGACCTACAACAAATTACAGGACAAAAACCAGTAATAACAAGAGCAAAGAAATCTGTAGCTAACTTTAAAATCAGACAAAACATGCCTATTGGTTGTAAAGTTACACTAAGAAAAGACATGATGTTTGAATTTGCAGATAAATTAATGAATATCGCGTTACCAAGAGTTAGAGACTTTAGAGGAGTTTCAGCTAAGTCTTTTGACGGTAGAGGAAACTATGCTTTAGGAATTAAAGAACAAATCATATTCCCAGAAATCGAATATGACAAAATAGATAAAGTAAGAGGTATGGATATAATATTTGTTACTACTGCAAAGACTGACGAAGAAGCAAGAGAATTGCTTAGATATCTTGGAATGCCGTTTGCTCAATAA
- a CDS encoding type Z 30S ribosomal protein S14, with protein MARKAMIEKWKKTPKYSTRAYTRCRICGRPHSVLKKYGICRICFRELAYRGQIPGCKKASW; from the coding sequence ATGGCACGTAAGGCGATGATAGAAAAATGGAAAAAGACTCCTAAATATTCTACTAGAGCTTATACAAGATGTAGAATATGCGGAAGACCTCATTCTGTTTTAAAGAAATATGGAATATGCCGTATTTGCTTTAGAGAATTAGCATACAGAGGACAAATCCCTGGATGTAAAAAAGCTAGTTGGTAA
- the rpsH gene encoding 30S ribosomal protein S8, with product MVMTDPIADMLTRIRNANIVRHEVVEVPSSNVKKSIANILVQEGYVKDIEEYADGAVPMIRLSLKYNGKERIITGLKRISKPGLRVYCKKDNIPKVLNGLGVAIISTSKGIVTDREARKLGLGGEVICYVW from the coding sequence ATGGTTATGACAGATCCTATTGCAGATATGCTAACTCGTATAAGAAATGCAAACATAGTTAGACATGAAGTTGTTGAAGTTCCATCTTCAAATGTAAAAAAATCTATAGCCAATATATTAGTTCAAGAAGGATATGTTAAGGATATAGAGGAATATGCTGATGGAGCAGTCCCAATGATTAGATTGTCTTTAAAATATAATGGAAAAGAAAGAATAATAACTGGTCTTAAGAGAATATCTAAACCAGGTTTAAGAGTTTATTGTAAGAAAGATAACATTCCAAAAGTATTAAACGGACTAGGAGTTGCTATAATTTCAACTTCAAAGGGAATTGTTACAGATAGAGAAGCTAGAAAATTAGGTCTAGGTGGAGAAGTTATTTGTTACGTTTGGTAA
- the rplF gene encoding 50S ribosomal protein L6: MSRVGRLPIEIPNGVNVTVTPENVVTVKGPKGELTKAMHEDMNIAVEENNIVVTRPSENVQHKALHGLTRALINNMVVGVTQGYEKTLELVGVGYRAQLKGKDLTLNLGYSHPVEIKAVKGVEYKVPEPTKVVVSGIDKELVGSVAANIRVWRKPEPYKGKGIKYAGEVIRRKEGKTGK; the protein is encoded by the coding sequence ATGTCAAGAGTAGGAAGACTTCCAATAGAAATACCTAATGGAGTTAATGTTACAGTAACACCAGAGAACGTTGTTACTGTAAAAGGACCAAAAGGAGAATTAACTAAGGCTATGCACGAAGATATGAACATAGCTGTAGAAGAAAACAATATAGTTGTTACAAGACCAAGTGAAAATGTTCAACATAAAGCATTACACGGATTAACTAGAGCGTTAATCAACAATATGGTTGTTGGTGTAACACAAGGATATGAAAAAACACTAGAATTAGTTGGTGTTGGATATAGAGCTCAATTAAAAGGAAAAGATTTAACATTAAATCTTGGATATTCACATCCAGTTGAAATAAAGGCTGTTAAAGGCGTAGAATATAAAGTTCCAGAACCAACAAAAGTTGTTGTTAGCGGAATTGACAAAGAATTAGTTGGATCAGTTGCAGCTAATATAAGAGTATGGAGAAAACCTGAACCATACAAAGGAAAAGGAATTAAGTACGCTGGAGAAGTTATAAGACGTAAAGAAGGTAAAACAGGTAAATAA
- the rplR gene encoding 50S ribosomal protein L18: protein MFNKENRQKARVKRHLRVRNKISGTAARPRLAVYRSEKNIYAQIIDDVARITLVSASTLDKEFAEKVGSNKEAAKAVGTMVAKRALEKGIEEVVFDRGGYVYHGRVKELADAAREAGLKF from the coding sequence ATGTTCAATAAGGAAAACAGACAGAAAGCTAGAGTTAAACGTCACTTAAGAGTGCGTAACAAGATTTCTGGAACAGCTGCTAGACCAAGATTAGCGGTTTACAGAAGTGAAAAGAACATATACGCTCAAATTATTGATGACGTTGCAAGAATAACTTTAGTTTCTGCATCAACTTTAGATAAAGAGTTCGCAGAAAAAGTTGGAAGCAACAAAGAAGCTGCTAAAGCAGTAGGTACTATGGTAGCTAAAAGAGCTTTAGAAAAAGGCATAGAAGAAGTTGTTTTCGATAGAGGCGGATATGTATATCATGGAAGAGTAAAAGAACTTGCAGATGCAGCTAGAGAAGCAGGTTTGAAATTCTAA
- the rpsE gene encoding 30S ribosomal protein S5: protein MRIDPSTLNLKEKVVFINRVAKVVKGGRNFRFSALVVVGDENGHVGVGMGKAVEIPEAIRKGIEDAKKHLVEVAMVDTTVPHAIQGEFGRGRVLIMPATEGTGVIAGGPVRAVLELAGLKDVRAKSLGSNNPKNMVGATINGLSRLRTAEQIAKLRGKSVEEILG from the coding sequence ATGAGAATAGATCCTAGCACGCTAAATCTTAAAGAAAAAGTTGTATTTATAAACAGAGTTGCTAAGGTTGTTAAAGGTGGTAGAAACTTTAGATTTAGTGCTCTTGTTGTAGTAGGAGATGAGAACGGACACGTTGGCGTAGGAATGGGTAAAGCTGTTGAAATACCTGAAGCTATAAGAAAAGGTATTGAAGATGCTAAGAAACACTTAGTTGAAGTAGCAATGGTTGATACTACAGTTCCACATGCAATCCAAGGAGAATTTGGAAGAGGAAGAGTCTTAATAATGCCAGCTACAGAAGGTACTGGAGTTATCGCTGGTGGTCCTGTTAGAGCCGTATTGGAATTAGCAGGATTAAAGGATGTTAGAGCTAAATCATTAGGTTCTAACAACCCTAAAAACATGGTCGGTGCAACAATTAATGGATTATCAAGATTAAGAACTGCTGAACAGATTGCTAAATTAAGAGGCAAATCTGTAGAAGAGATTTTAGGTTAG
- the rpmD gene encoding 50S ribosomal protein L30, giving the protein MAKLKVTLTKSIIGRKKDHIATVNALGLKKIGKSVMHEDTPQIRGMINKVSYLLNVEEI; this is encoded by the coding sequence TTGGCTAAGCTTAAGGTGACACTAACAAAGAGTATCATAGGTAGAAAGAAAGACCATATTGCTACAGTTAATGCTCTTGGATTAAAGAAAATAGGCAAGAGTGTTATGCACGAAGATACTCCTCAAATTAGAGGTATGATTAACAAAGTAAGTTATCTTTTAAATGTTGAAGAAATATAG
- the rplO gene encoding 50S ribosomal protein L15, which produces MKLHELRPAEGSKKAPKRVGRGNGSGLGKTAGKGHKGQNARSGGGVRPGFEGGQMPLYRRLPKRGFTNIFAKEYVEVNVSRLNIFEDGTEVTPEVLKANGVISKVKDGVKILGNGTLEKKLTIKATKFTKGAVEKIESIGGKAEVI; this is translated from the coding sequence ATGAAACTTCATGAATTAAGACCTGCTGAAGGTTCAAAGAAAGCTCCTAAAAGAGTTGGTAGAGGAAACGGTTCTGGATTAGGTAAAACTGCAGGAAAAGGTCATAAAGGACAAAACGCTAGATCAGGCGGTGGTGTTAGACCAGGATTTGAAGGTGGTCAAATGCCTTTATACAGAAGATTACCTAAGAGAGGTTTCACTAATATATTCGCTAAAGAATATGTAGAAGTGAACGTAAGCAGATTAAATATCTTCGAAGACGGAACTGAAGTTACACCAGAAGTATTAAAAGCAAATGGTGTAATCAGTAAAGTTAAAGATGGAGTTAAAATACTAGGAAACGGCACTTTAGAAAAGAAGTTAACTATCAAAGCAACTAAATTTACTAAGGGTGCTGTAGAAAAGATAGAATCCATAGGGGGAAAAGCAGAGGTGATATAA